A portion of the Methylobacterium currus genome contains these proteins:
- the istA gene encoding IS21-like element ISMex13 family transposase, protein MVLLGELVMILDLHRQGLSVSAIARRTGRDPKTIRKYIERGLEPPAYGPRQPGRPSKLAPYLDYLRERITAFPDLSAVRLTRELRERGYTGAYTAVKRFAAAIRPPEAKPYEVRFETPAGQQAQVDFARFLVTFTDAPDTTCIVWLFSLVLGHSRHIEARFVLHQDLQTLLRCHMQAFTAIGGVPIEILYDRMKTAVTGEDADGHIVYNRSLLALAQHYGFLPRACRPYRAKTKGKVERPFSYIRQDFFLARSFRDLDDLNRQLRSWLDTVANVRLHGTTQRIVSEAFAAERPELQPLPALPFDALLTLERRVSHDGLVSIGGNYYSVPDRTRRVVEVHQLPDTIRILDGGRLVASHPILEGRRQYRIDPDHRQGTAARAMRHGHPDSLPIGRHGDHVARRSLAVYQAVGERLAGGIGGQR, encoded by the coding sequence ATGGTTCTGCTGGGAGAACTCGTCATGATCTTGGACCTGCACCGACAGGGCCTGTCCGTCTCCGCCATCGCCCGCCGGACCGGCCGCGATCCGAAGACGATCCGCAAGTACATCGAGCGCGGCCTCGAGCCGCCGGCCTACGGCCCGCGTCAGCCCGGCCGCCCGAGCAAGCTCGCGCCCTATCTCGATTATCTGCGCGAGCGGATCACCGCCTTCCCCGACCTGAGTGCCGTGCGCCTGACCCGCGAGTTGCGCGAGCGCGGCTACACCGGTGCCTACACCGCGGTGAAGCGGTTCGCCGCCGCGATCCGGCCGCCCGAGGCCAAGCCCTACGAGGTCCGCTTCGAGACCCCGGCCGGCCAGCAGGCGCAGGTCGACTTCGCCCGCTTCCTCGTCACCTTCACGGATGCGCCGGACACGACCTGCATCGTCTGGCTGTTCTCGCTGGTGCTCGGCCATTCCCGGCACATCGAGGCGCGCTTCGTCCTGCATCAGGACCTGCAAACGCTGCTGCGCTGTCACATGCAGGCCTTCACCGCGATCGGCGGCGTGCCGATCGAGATCCTCTACGATCGCATGAAGACGGCGGTCACCGGCGAGGATGCGGACGGCCACATCGTCTACAACCGATCCCTGCTGGCACTCGCCCAGCACTACGGATTCCTGCCGCGCGCCTGCCGCCCGTACCGGGCCAAGACCAAGGGGAAGGTCGAGCGACCGTTCTCCTACATCCGCCAGGACTTCTTCCTCGCACGTTCCTTCCGCGACCTCGACGACCTCAACCGCCAGCTTCGGAGCTGGCTCGATACCGTCGCCAACGTCCGCTTGCACGGCACCACGCAGCGGATCGTCTCGGAAGCCTTCGCCGCCGAGCGGCCCGAGTTGCAGCCCTTGCCGGCTCTGCCCTTCGACGCTCTGCTCACGCTGGAGCGGCGCGTCAGCCACGATGGCCTCGTCTCGATCGGTGGCAACTATTACAGCGTACCGGATCGGACCCGGCGCGTCGTCGAGGTGCATCAGTTGCCCGACACGATCCGCATCCTCGATGGTGGCCGGCTCGTCGCGAGCCATCCGATCCTGGAGGGACGACGGCAGTACCGCATCGACCCCGACCATCGGCAAGGCACGGCCGCTCGGGCCATGCGCCACGGCCATCCCGACAGTCTGCCGATCGGCCGCCATGGCGATCACGTCGCCCGGCGCTCGCTGGCTGTCTACCAGGCAGTCGGCGAACGGCTCGCCGGCGGGATCGGAGGCCAGCGATGA
- the istB gene encoding IS21-like element ISMex13 family helper ATPase IstB: protein MSRTASCAITTLDSIKRSLVGLRMPRALEVLDATVRRIEQGEIDGLAALDVILTEELTLRENRRVKTALLVARLTTIKTLSGFDFAFQPSLDRERVLALAELTFIDRAEVVHLLGPPGTGKSHLAIALAVEAVKAGRSVVFSTLADLVTSLAKAERDGSLRERIRYLCRASLLVVDEIGYLPVVPGGGNLFFQLVNARYERGAMILTSNRGFAEWGEVFGDPVVATALLDRLLHHAVVIQIEGASYRLRQHADLVPEHVRSKALIVPPPAPRRRGRPPGKAASDHTAG, encoded by the coding sequence ATGAGCCGCACCGCATCCTGTGCCATCACGACCCTCGACAGCATCAAGCGCAGCTTGGTCGGCCTGCGCATGCCGCGCGCCCTGGAGGTGCTCGACGCGACGGTCCGGCGCATCGAGCAGGGCGAGATCGACGGCTTGGCCGCCCTCGACGTGATCCTGACCGAGGAACTGACGCTGCGCGAGAACCGCCGCGTGAAGACCGCCCTGCTGGTCGCGCGCCTGACCACGATCAAGACGCTGTCCGGGTTCGACTTTGCCTTCCAGCCCTCGCTCGACCGCGAGCGCGTCCTGGCGCTGGCGGAACTGACCTTCATCGACCGGGCCGAGGTCGTCCATCTGCTCGGACCACCCGGCACCGGCAAGAGCCATCTGGCGATCGCGCTCGCCGTCGAGGCGGTCAAGGCCGGGCGCAGCGTCGTGTTCTCGACGCTGGCCGACCTCGTGACCTCGCTGGCCAAGGCCGAGCGCGACGGCTCCCTGCGCGAGCGCATCCGCTATCTCTGCCGGGCCTCGCTGCTGGTCGTGGACGAGATCGGCTACCTCCCCGTCGTCCCCGGTGGCGGCAACCTGTTCTTCCAACTCGTCAACGCGCGCTACGAGCGCGGGGCGATGATCCTGACTTCGAACCGCGGCTTCGCCGAGTGGGGCGAGGTGTTCGGTGATCCGGTCGTGGCGACAGCCCTGCTCGACCGACTCCTCCACCATGCCGTGGTGATCCAGATCGAGGGGGCGAGCTACCGCCTGCGCCAGCACGCCGACCTCGTCCCCGAGCACGTCCGCTCCAAGGCCCTGATCGTTCCGCCGCCCGCACCCAGGCGTCGCGGTCGTCCACCCGGAAAGGCTGCCTCCGATCACACGGCCGGCTGA
- a CDS encoding ATP-dependent DNA helicase, translating to MPVDTCAPQLAEEQKLALRHVSGAAAVSVLEAGAGTGKTTTAKALTEIARRCELQVIGLAPSWVAADELRSSTGIPAQAIAKWRHDHAQGAGTSLGPDSLVLVDEAGMVGTKDLAAILSAAEAGGARVVLVGDRRQLASVAGASALRAVTDVLGRHATLSQVRRQVVPWQRAASVLMARGEVEAGLRAYASRGCIELVPGSAAVQERALALWSETRARHGSDAVLMVTRRNRDAAALNRGARALLRTEGVLTGPDVEVTARDRENKAQALSLAVGERVRFGESLSQPGIRNGTRAVVEAIGPDEAGELRLRVRLEDGRQVEDDYAGFVPLQRGRSKARLLPRISPGYAGTVYAAQGRTCEATIYCGFTAGDARELYVGLTRHRHEARLVIERERLEAAVRVRQADPHFAPSTAELHERLFVEARRYSEKVNVVDHVEDRAAFVSSGAIAPARSELRLDLQASFGAARALRQVLWEIGTIPQLALRQLARNVRQAERQIALRVLRLIEDVRSSLPQAVQRERSERSRSRADYDR from the coding sequence GTGCCCGTTGACACCTGCGCGCCCCAATTGGCCGAGGAGCAGAAGCTGGCCCTGCGCCACGTGAGCGGTGCAGCAGCGGTCAGCGTGCTGGAGGCGGGCGCCGGCACGGGCAAGACCACCACGGCGAAGGCACTGACCGAGATCGCACGACGCTGTGAACTTCAGGTGATCGGCCTTGCTCCGAGTTGGGTCGCGGCAGACGAACTGCGCAGCTCGACCGGCATCCCGGCGCAGGCCATTGCCAAATGGCGCCACGACCACGCGCAGGGGGCGGGCACGAGCCTCGGTCCCGACAGCCTGGTGCTGGTGGACGAGGCCGGGATGGTGGGTACGAAGGACCTTGCCGCCATCCTATCGGCGGCGGAGGCCGGCGGAGCCCGCGTGGTGTTGGTGGGTGATCGGCGCCAGCTCGCCTCGGTGGCGGGCGCGAGTGCTCTGCGGGCGGTGACCGACGTGCTAGGCCGCCACGCCACGCTCTCGCAGGTGCGGCGCCAGGTGGTGCCCTGGCAGCGGGCGGCCTCGGTGCTGATGGCGCGCGGCGAGGTGGAGGCAGGCTTGCGCGCCTATGCGAGCCGCGGCTGCATCGAGCTCGTCCCCGGCAGCGCGGCCGTACAGGAGCGGGCGCTGGCGCTCTGGTCCGAGACGCGGGCGCGGCACGGCTCGGATGCGGTGCTGATGGTGACGCGGCGCAACCGCGACGCGGCCGCGCTGAACCGCGGTGCACGCGCGCTGCTGCGCACGGAAGGCGTGCTGACCGGCCCTGACGTCGAGGTCACGGCTCGCGACCGCGAGAACAAGGCGCAGGCGCTGAGCTTGGCGGTCGGCGAGCGCGTCCGCTTCGGCGAGAGCTTGAGCCAGCCCGGCATCCGCAATGGAACGCGCGCGGTCGTGGAGGCGATCGGGCCGGACGAGGCCGGGGAGCTGCGCCTGCGGGTTCGGCTGGAGGACGGCCGGCAGGTCGAGGACGACTATGCCGGCTTCGTGCCGCTGCAGAGGGGCCGGAGCAAGGCGCGGCTCCTGCCGCGGATCAGCCCGGGCTATGCTGGGACCGTCTACGCAGCGCAGGGCCGCACCTGCGAGGCGACGATCTACTGCGGGTTCACGGCGGGCGATGCGCGCGAGCTCTATGTGGGGCTGACACGCCACCGGCATGAGGCACGTCTGGTGATTGAGCGGGAGCGGCTGGAAGCAGCGGTGCGGGTGCGACAGGCCGATCCGCACTTCGCCCCGAGCACGGCGGAACTGCACGAGCGCCTGTTCGTGGAGGCACGCCGCTACAGCGAGAAGGTGAACGTGGTCGATCATGTCGAGGACAGAGCCGCATTCGTGAGCAGCGGCGCGATCGCGCCAGCCCGTTCCGAGCTGCGCCTCGATCTGCAGGCCAGCTTCGGAGCCGCACGTGCCCTGCGCCAAGTCTTGTGGGAGATCGGCACAATCCCTCAGCTCGCACTGCGGCAGTTGGCTAGGAACGTTCGGCAGGCCGAACGCCAGATCGCGCTGCGTGTGCTGCGGCTGATCGAGGACGTTCGCAGCAGCCTTCCCCAAGCTGTTCAGCGCGAGCGATCAGAGCGCTCGCGCTCAAGAGCGGATTACGATCGCTGA
- a CDS encoding recombinase family protein, with the protein MGKIGYARVSTTDQDLSLQLAALSAAGCGVIRSEKITGSTVAGRAELRTVLDFIGKGDTLVVTRIDRLARSLGDLQDIVRELKAKGASLVATEQPIDTSTAAGKAFLDMLGVFAEFETNLRRERQMEGIAKAKAAGVYKGGRTRIAADEVRRLAGEGMGPSAIARQLGIGRASVYRLLSPGKVVSQDDRRPLDVPL; encoded by the coding sequence ATGGGCAAAATCGGCTACGCACGCGTCAGCACCACGGATCAGGACCTCTCCCTTCAGCTCGCCGCCCTCTCCGCTGCAGGATGCGGCGTCATCCGATCCGAGAAGATCACCGGATCTACCGTCGCCGGTCGCGCCGAGCTACGCACCGTCCTCGACTTCATCGGCAAGGGCGATACCCTCGTGGTCACCCGCATCGATCGCCTCGCCCGCTCCCTCGGCGACCTCCAAGACATCGTTCGCGAGCTCAAGGCCAAGGGAGCCTCGCTCGTCGCCACCGAGCAGCCGATCGACACCAGCACCGCCGCCGGCAAAGCGTTCCTCGATATGCTCGGTGTGTTCGCCGAGTTCGAGACCAACCTGCGGCGAGAGCGCCAGATGGAGGGAATCGCCAAAGCCAAGGCCGCCGGCGTCTACAAGGGTGGCAGGACTCGGATCGCTGCCGACGAGGTGCGCCGTCTTGCAGGGGAGGGGATGGGTCCTTCGGCAATCGCACGACAGCTGGGGATTGGCCGAGCCAGCGTCTATCGCTTGCTCAGCCCAGGAAAAGTTGTTTCACAAGACGACCGTCGCCCTTTGGACGTGCCCTTATGA